The following are encoded in a window of Hemiscyllium ocellatum isolate sHemOce1 chromosome 35, sHemOce1.pat.X.cur, whole genome shotgun sequence genomic DNA:
- the LOC132832853 gene encoding uncharacterized protein LOC132832853 isoform X2 — translation MSPNRSGIPKMCGACLFAFNPFALLAAVTLRVSQDSVNGTVGESVLLAASYTVSDPDGYLRIRWTRAGIRMVDYRCISDRDHSLSERCHYLPVPGDYKHRVVLFPENASLLLQRLHFNDSGIYELSISHSQGTEIAKITLVVQNTTECGMDTNMKKTPRAIAKIRYASLVVILIFLCFTVKTQREFIIEQLCCDIQ, via the exons ATGTCACCAAACAGAAGTGGGATTCCCAAAATGTGTGGAGCCTGCCTTTTCGCTTTCAATCCCTTTGCTCTACTTG CTGCTGTAACTCTGAGGGTGAGCCAGGACAGCGTGAATGGAACTGTTGGTGAGTCTGTGCTGTTAGCAGCCTCTTACACTGTCTCGGACCCAGACGGTTACTTGCGGATCAGATGGACTAGAGCTGGGATCAGAATGGTGGACTACAGGTGCATATCGGATAGAGACCACAGCCTGTCTGAGCGCTGTCACTACCTGCCAGTTCCCGGTGATTACAAACACCGAGTGGTTCTTTTCCCAGAGaatgcctcactgctgctgcagcgcTTACATTTCAATGACAGCGGAATTTACGAACTGTCCATCAGCCACTCGCAGGGAACAGAAATCGCCAAGATCACTTTAGTGGTGCAGAACACCACAGAGTGTGGAATGG ATACAAACATGAAAAAAACACCAAGAGCCATAGCTAAAATTCGATACGCTAGCCTTGTTGTTATTTTGATCTTCCTGTGTTTCACTGTGAAAACACAAAGAG